The following are encoded together in the Lathyrus oleraceus cultivar Zhongwan6 chromosome 3, CAAS_Psat_ZW6_1.0, whole genome shotgun sequence genome:
- the LOC127126967 gene encoding probable protein phosphatase 2C 33, which yields MGSCFSAESRSPHPTSPSSSSFRKSKKNGKKKHGSRGSSFEYWRNEPLHKIPDRIFLNGSSEFASLFTQQGKKGTNQDAMVVWENFCSREDTIFCGVFDGHGPYGHMVAKRVRDSLPLKLNTHWELNVSGGEVLKEISNNATGSTNSEDVAFISADEESRVSIDTEEMEKFPEIFQTLKESFLKAFKVMDRELKTHQTIDCFCSGTTAVTLVKQGHDLVIGNIGDSRAVLGTREKDGSLAAVQLTVDLKPNLPAEAERIRKCRGRVFALRDEPDVCRVWLPNNDSPGLAMARAFGDFCLKDFGLISVPEVSHRRLTEKDEFVVMATDGIWDVLSNKEVVDIIAAAPRRATAARSLVESAVRAWRYKYPTSKVDDCAVICLFLNSGIQKISTASHANNSKEHPRSSGIQVSDNGDNEGVSEANALERSGTCRESNNNNNIEEEEEIEIDAEAEKEWSALEGVSRVNTLLNLPRFVPDKEDKSAAAAGTRKLK from the exons ATGGGGTCCTGCTTCTCTGCGGAAAGCAGGAGCCCTCACCCCACTTCGCCCTCATCATCATCTTTTAGGAAAAGCAAAAAAAACGGTAAAAAGAAGCATGGATCAAGAGGTTCTTCTTTTGAGTATTGGAGGAATGAGCCTCTTCATAAGATCCCTGATAGGATCTTCCTGAATGGCTCATCTGAATTTGCTTCCTTGTTCACTCAACAGGGCAAGAAGGGTACCAACCAAGATGCCATGGTTGTTTGGGAG AACTTTTGTTCTAGAGAAGATACAATTTTCTGTGGAGTTTTCGATGGTCACGGTCCATATGGTCATATGGTTGCAAAAAGAGTGAGGGATTCTCTTCCTCTAAAACTGAATACTCATTGGGAACTTAATGTATCTGGTGGGGAAGTCCTTAAGGAGATTAGCAATAATGCTACAGGAAGCACAAACTCTGAAGATGTAGCATTTATATCTGCTGATGAGGAGTCCAGGGTATCCATTGATACAGAGGAAATGGAAAAATTCCCAGAAATCTTTCAAACACTTAAAGAGTCCTTTTTAAAGGCATTCAAAGTTATGGATAGAGAATTGAAGACGCACCAAACTATTGATTGCTTCTGTAGTGGGACAACAGCAGTAACTTTGGTTAAGCAG GGTCATGATCTTGTTATTGGAAATATTGGGGACTCTAGAGCTGTGTTGGGTACAAGGGAGAAAGATGGTTCTCTTGCTGCAGTCCAGTTAACTGTGGATTTAAAACCCAATCTTCCAG CTGAAGCAGAGAGAATTCGCAAATGTAGAGGACGTGTTTTTGCTCTTCGTGATGAACCTGATGTTTGTCGAGTCTGGTTGCCGAACAATGATTCCCCTGGCCTTGCAATGGCAAGGGCTTTTGGAGATTTTTGTCTGAAAGATTTTGGACTAATATCTGTTCCAGAGGTGTCACACAGAAGACTCACGGAGAAGGATGAGTTTGTTGTCATGGCAACCGATGGG ATTTGGGATGTGCTATCAAACAAGGAAGTGGTAGACATAATAGCAGCTGCACCACGGCGTGCAACAGCAGCTAGATCACTGGTTGAGTCAGCAGTTAGAGCATGGAGATACAAATACCCAACATCAAAAGTTGACGACTGTGCCGTGATTTGTCTCTTTCTAAACTCAGGCATACAAAAAATCTCCACTGCCTCTCATGCAAACAATTCCAAAGAGCATCCTCGAAGTTCAGGAATTCAAGTCAGCGACAACGGTGATAATGAAGGTGTTTCTGAAGCTAATGCTCTAGAAAGATCAGGAACATGCAGAGAAAgcaataataataacaacattgAGGAAGAGGAAGAGATAGAGATAGATGCTGAGGCAGAAAAAGAGTGGTCTGCTCTCGAAGGTGTATCGCGTGTCAACACATTATTAAACCTTCCAAGATTTGTTCCTGATAAAGAAGACAAATCAGCTGCAGCAGCAGGGACCAGAAAACTCAAATGA